Proteins from a genomic interval of Lolium perenne isolate Kyuss_39 chromosome 1, Kyuss_2.0, whole genome shotgun sequence:
- the LOC127305967 gene encoding SH3 domain-containing protein 2 isoform X2, with the protein MEAIRKQASKLREQVARQQQAVLKQFGGGYADSVFADEGEAQQHTKLEKLYISTRAAKHFQRDIVRGVEGYIVTGSKQVEIGTVLVATLNCACNAWRGFIGIEIVCVFCGFTGNKLCEDGKKYGVENTCTSGSTLSRAALSFAKARSLIEKERGNLLKAFGTQVAEPLRAMVMGAPLEDARHLAQRYDRMRQEAEAQAIEVSKRQMKIRETSGNGDMISRLEAAESKLQELKSNMGTLGKEAVAAMTAVEGQQQRLTLQRLIALVESERSYHQRVLQILDQLEREMVSERQRIEGAPPPVIESSMPPPPAYEEVNGIFMRAPTVAELVETVEHFLAEAIQSYRAESETELNLSSGDYIVVRQVSNNGWAEGECRGKAGWFPYEFIEKRDRVLASKVSQVF; encoded by the exons ATGGAGGCCATCCGGAAGCAGGCTTCCAAGCTCCGAGAGCAGGTCGCCCGGCAGCAGCAG GCCGTGCTGAAGCAGTTCGGGGGCGGGTACGCGGACAGCGTGTTCGCGGACGAGGGCGAGGCGCAGCAGCACACCAAGCTCGAGAAGCTCTACATCTCCACGCGCGCCGCCAAG CACTTCCAAAGGGACATAGTTCGCGGGGTGGAGGGGTACATCGTCACAGGCTCGAAGCAAGTCGAAATCGGTACTGTTCTTGTGGCAACTTTGAATTGTGCGTGTAATGCGTGGCGTGGTTTCATAGGGATTGAAATTGTGTGTGTGTTTTGTGGTTTCACAGGTAACAAGTTATGTGAGGATGGCAAGAAGTATGGTGTTGAGAACACCTGTACCAGTGGGAGTACATTATCAAGGGCAGCGCTGAGCTTTGCGAAGGCACGGTCCCTGATCGAGAAGGAACGGGGGAACCTGCTGAAAGCGTTTGGCACTCAG GTGGCGGAGCCACTGAGGGCTATGGTGATGGGAGCTCCTTTGGAAGATGCTCGTCACCTTGCCCAAAGATATGACAGAATGCGGCAAGAAGCTGAAGCACAG GCTATTGAAGTTTCAAAGCGTCAAATGAAGATAAGAGAGACGTCTGGAAATGGTGATATGATTTCAAGGTTAGAGGCTGCTGAATCAAAGCTGCAAGAGCTAAAATCAAATATGGGGACTCTAGGGAAAGAAGCTGTTGCAGCAATGACGGCTGTTGAAGGCCAACAGCAAAGACTGACATTGCAACGTCTTATCGCGCTG GTTGAATCTGAGAGAAGTTACCACCAAAGGGTCCTACAAATTCTAGACCAACTTGAAAGAGag ATGGTATCTGAGCGCCAGAGAATTGAAGGAGCACCTCCTCCAGTCATTGAGAGTTCTATGCCGCCTCCACCTGCATATGAAGAAGTTAATGGTATATTCATGAGGGCCCCAACAGTTGCTGAATTAGTGGAGACAGTGGAGCATTTCTTGGCCGAG GCCATCCAGTCGTACCGAGCTGAGAGTGAAACAGAGCTCAACCTGTCAAGTGGTGACTACATAGTGGTTCGCCAG GTGTCAAACAATGGATGGGCTGAAGGCGAGTGCAGGGGGAAAGCTGGTTGGTTCCCTTACGAGTTCATCGAGAAACGGGACCGTGTGCTGGCAAGCAAAGTTTCCCAGGTCTTCTAG
- the LOC127305978 gene encoding uncharacterized protein: MASVAAAVTLLRIPLARLSTHLRSVPPPRFRLSHSHRALTSLLAPGHGLAVAAVSEAVATGIEEELEAAEVNEEELEAEEEQQDAAPPSFVLPRLPRPKLDVKERKELASYAHGLGKKLKSQQVGKGGVTPSLVGAFSDNLESNELLKLKIHGNCPGELPDVILQLEESTGSIAVDQIGRSVILYRPSSSKMKKKEEVARNREEFARNSARFGKSEKSFGERPRHNTSKRFGKSGSTFRTQQKRRSVASKSSSYGRG, encoded by the exons ATGGCGAgcgtggcggcggcggtcacCCTCCTCCGCATCCCTCTCGCCCGCCTCTCCACTCACCTCCGATCCGTCCCGCCTCCTCGCTTCCGCCTCTCCCACTCCCACCGCGCCCTCACCTCCCTCCTCGCGCCCGGCCACGGCCTCGCCGTAGCGGCCGTTTCGGAGGCGGTGGCCACGGGGATTGAAGAGGAGCTCGAAGCAGCGGAGGTGAATGAAGAAGAGCTCGAAGCGGAGGAAGAGCAGCAGGATGCGGCTCCGCCGTCCTTCGTGCTCCCgcggctgccgcggccgaagctggacgtgaaggagCGGAAGGAGCTGGCCTCGTACGCGCACGGCCTCGGCAAGAAGCTCAAGTCGCAGCAGGTCGGCAAGGGCGGGGTCACGCCCTCCCTCGTCGGCGCCTTCTCCGACAACCTCGAGTCCAACGAGCTCCTCAAG CTAAAGATTCACGGGAACTGCCCTGGAGAACTACCTGATGTGATACTACAACTTGAGGAGTCAACCGGATCCATTGCTGTTGACCAAATAGGACGATCAGTTATTCTATATAGGCCTAGCTCCAGCAAGATGAAAAAGAAGGAAGAAGTCGCTAGAAACAGGGAAGAGTTTGCAAGAAATAGTGCGAGGTTTGGAAAATCTGAGAAGTCATTTGGAGAACGCCCTAGACATAACACAAGCAAGAGATTCGGAAAGTCCGGGTCAACATTTAGGACTCAACAGAAGAGAAGATCAGTAGCATCTAAGAGCTCGTCATATGGACGAGGGTAG
- the LOC127305967 gene encoding SH3 domain-containing protein 2 isoform X1 codes for MEAIRKQASKLREQVARQQQAVLKQFGGGYADSVFADEGEAQQHTKLEKLYISTRAAKHFQRDIVRGVEGYIVTGSKQVEIGNKLCEDGKKYGVENTCTSGSTLSRAALSFAKARSLIEKERGNLLKAFGTQVAEPLRAMVMGAPLEDARHLAQRYDRMRQEAEAQAIEVSKRQMKIRETSGNGDMISRLEAAESKLQELKSNMGTLGKEAVAAMTAVEGQQQRLTLQRLIALVESERSYHQRVLQILDQLEREMVSERQRIEGAPPPVIESSMPPPPAYEEVNGIFMRAPTVAELVETVEHFLAEAIQSYRAESETELNLSSGDYIVVRQVSNNGWAEGECRGKAGWFPYEFIEKRDRVLASKVSQVF; via the exons ATGGAGGCCATCCGGAAGCAGGCTTCCAAGCTCCGAGAGCAGGTCGCCCGGCAGCAGCAG GCCGTGCTGAAGCAGTTCGGGGGCGGGTACGCGGACAGCGTGTTCGCGGACGAGGGCGAGGCGCAGCAGCACACCAAGCTCGAGAAGCTCTACATCTCCACGCGCGCCGCCAAG CACTTCCAAAGGGACATAGTTCGCGGGGTGGAGGGGTACATCGTCACAGGCTCGAAGCAAGTCGAAATCG GTAACAAGTTATGTGAGGATGGCAAGAAGTATGGTGTTGAGAACACCTGTACCAGTGGGAGTACATTATCAAGGGCAGCGCTGAGCTTTGCGAAGGCACGGTCCCTGATCGAGAAGGAACGGGGGAACCTGCTGAAAGCGTTTGGCACTCAG GTGGCGGAGCCACTGAGGGCTATGGTGATGGGAGCTCCTTTGGAAGATGCTCGTCACCTTGCCCAAAGATATGACAGAATGCGGCAAGAAGCTGAAGCACAG GCTATTGAAGTTTCAAAGCGTCAAATGAAGATAAGAGAGACGTCTGGAAATGGTGATATGATTTCAAGGTTAGAGGCTGCTGAATCAAAGCTGCAAGAGCTAAAATCAAATATGGGGACTCTAGGGAAAGAAGCTGTTGCAGCAATGACGGCTGTTGAAGGCCAACAGCAAAGACTGACATTGCAACGTCTTATCGCGCTG GTTGAATCTGAGAGAAGTTACCACCAAAGGGTCCTACAAATTCTAGACCAACTTGAAAGAGag ATGGTATCTGAGCGCCAGAGAATTGAAGGAGCACCTCCTCCAGTCATTGAGAGTTCTATGCCGCCTCCACCTGCATATGAAGAAGTTAATGGTATATTCATGAGGGCCCCAACAGTTGCTGAATTAGTGGAGACAGTGGAGCATTTCTTGGCCGAG GCCATCCAGTCGTACCGAGCTGAGAGTGAAACAGAGCTCAACCTGTCAAGTGGTGACTACATAGTGGTTCGCCAG GTGTCAAACAATGGATGGGCTGAAGGCGAGTGCAGGGGGAAAGCTGGTTGGTTCCCTTACGAGTTCATCGAGAAACGGGACCGTGTGCTGGCAAGCAAAGTTTCCCAGGTCTTCTAG